In Treponema denticola, one genomic interval encodes:
- the sdaAB gene encoding L-serine ammonia-lyase, iron-sulfur-dependent subunit beta, protein MDIFDIIGPIMIGPSSSHTAGAVRIGYLTRVLLAEPAIKARVYLHGSFAYTYKGHGTDRAIAAGIMGMKPENERIRNSLTLAKEQGLDITFEPIDIPNAHPNTALIELTGIDGKEISVQGSSIGGGNILITKINGKPVELSGKNPTLVVEYQDIPGRIAAITSVTAKHKINISQIHIGRDYRGGTATMCLQMDGLSVGPDLKDDILKIEHIYNIILIQPV, encoded by the coding sequence ATGGATATCTTTGATATTATAGGCCCGATTATGATAGGGCCGTCCAGTTCGCATACGGCAGGAGCCGTAAGAATAGGCTATTTAACAAGGGTTCTTCTTGCAGAACCTGCTATAAAAGCAAGAGTGTACTTACACGGTTCCTTTGCCTACACCTATAAAGGGCACGGTACCGACAGGGCCATTGCAGCAGGTATTATGGGAATGAAACCTGAAAATGAGCGTATAAGAAACAGCTTAACCCTTGCAAAAGAACAAGGTTTGGACATCACCTTCGAGCCTATCGACATTCCTAATGCCCACCCAAACACGGCATTGATTGAACTGACTGGTATTGACGGAAAAGAGATTTCCGTGCAAGGCTCCTCCATAGGGGGCGGAAATATTCTAATTACCAAAATAAACGGAAAACCTGTAGAGTTAAGCGGTAAAAACCCTACACTCGTAGTAGAATATCAAGATATTCCCGGAAGAATAGCTGCCATTACAAGCGTAACGGCAAAACACAAGATAAATATTTCGCAAATTCATATCGGAAGAGACTACCGAGGAGGAACCGCCACAATGTGCCTTCAAATGGACGGTTTAAGCGTAGGCCCCGATTTAAAGGATGATATTTTAAAAATAGAGCATATTTACAATATCATACTAATTCAACCTGTATAA
- a CDS encoding NfeD family protein — protein sequence MGWWSIWLLIGVLCIGLELIIPGLVIIFFGFGAVFTSVFSLIPFINQALWLQIIIFVICSVFSLIFLRKKFTPIFKGTIFYSDKKSDKEAEEFADVIETVFHNKEGRIKYQGTTWSARSLSEEIPAGSMVRVLRREGLTYIVEKAEK from the coding sequence ATGGGATGGTGGTCTATCTGGCTTTTGATCGGTGTGTTGTGTATAGGCTTGGAGCTTATAATTCCCGGTCTTGTTATTATCTTCTTCGGCTTCGGAGCTGTTTTTACTTCTGTTTTTAGTTTAATTCCTTTTATTAATCAAGCTCTTTGGCTTCAAATAATAATCTTTGTTATTTGTTCCGTTTTCTCTTTGATTTTTTTGCGTAAAAAATTCACTCCTATTTTTAAGGGGACTATTTTCTATTCGGATAAAAAAAGCGACAAAGAAGCGGAAGAGTTTGCCGATGTTATTGAAACGGTTTTTCATAACAAGGAAGGCAGAATAAAGTATCAGGGTACAACATGGAGTGCCCGCTCCCTTTCGGAAGAAATTCCTGCAGGCTCAATGGTCAGAGTCCTAAGGCGGGAAGGGCTTACCTACATTGTTGAAAAGGCTGAAAAATAA
- a CDS encoding ABC transporter ATP-binding protein, which produces MLLKTKSLSKSFARGKNSFFAVKDVDFSISASDFVFIVGRSGSGKTTFLNLISGILDPTQGQVFFEDEDISSMSDTAKSFYRNESIGFVPQSLAYLPNLSVFDNVRVPFFLFNRDGDSEGRALSLLELMDIAHLKDEMPQNLSGGEIKRMLIARALMNSPKLLIADEPTANLDKETSETVMNLIKSVNKLGTAVLIVTHDFEILNEDSTMYRMNDGELTKT; this is translated from the coding sequence ATGCTTTTAAAAACTAAATCGCTTTCCAAATCCTTTGCCAGAGGTAAAAACTCTTTTTTTGCAGTAAAAGATGTTGACTTTTCCATTTCCGCTTCCGATTTTGTATTCATTGTAGGACGTTCGGGTTCAGGAAAAACAACCTTTCTTAATTTAATATCCGGTATTTTGGATCCTACCCAAGGGCAGGTTTTTTTTGAAGATGAAGATATTTCATCTATGAGCGATACCGCTAAGAGCTTTTACCGAAATGAGTCGATAGGCTTTGTTCCTCAGTCTTTAGCTTATTTGCCGAATCTTTCGGTATTTGATAATGTAAGGGTTCCGTTTTTTTTATTTAACAGGGACGGCGACAGTGAGGGTAGGGCTTTAAGCCTCTTGGAGCTTATGGATATAGCTCATTTAAAGGATGAGATGCCCCAAAATTTATCCGGCGGAGAAATAAAGCGGATGTTGATAGCAAGAGCTCTTATGAATTCTCCTAAATTGCTTATTGCAGACGAACCTACAGCAAATCTTGACAAGGAAACTTCTGAAACGGTTATGAATCTTATAAAAAGTGTTAATAAACTGGGAACTGCCGTTTTAATCGTAACACATGATTTTGAAATTTTAAATGAGGATAGTACTATGTATAGAATGAATGATGGAGAATTAACTAAAACTTGA
- the sdaAA gene encoding L-serine ammonia-lyase, iron-sulfur-dependent, subunit alpha: MKTIEYKKIEDLIQKASENSLRISDIILEDQSSALEETKEHCFERMQEHLNVMLEAIDKGTNPDIRSTSGLTGGDAYKIYERSENGKALCGPLLANGIRMAMAVSELNASMGKIVAAPTAGSCGILPGAIGAVLKTKDVKKEDAVMSLFTAGAIGMVIANTASISGAEGGCQAECGSASAMAAGAIVEMCGGTPEMVGHATAIALKCILGLVCDPVAGLVEVPCIKRNASGVSLAFTAAELALAGIKSAIPVDEVIIAMKKVGDSMPSALRETAEGGLACTATGKRLQKEIFGKTL, translated from the coding sequence ATAAAAACGATAGAGTATAAAAAAATAGAAGACCTGATACAAAAAGCATCAGAAAACTCTTTAAGAATTTCCGATATTATTTTAGAAGACCAAAGCTCCGCCCTCGAAGAAACTAAAGAGCACTGCTTTGAAAGAATGCAGGAGCATTTAAATGTAATGCTTGAAGCAATTGACAAAGGAACAAACCCGGATATACGCTCGACAAGCGGCCTTACGGGCGGAGATGCTTATAAAATATACGAAAGATCTGAAAACGGAAAAGCACTCTGCGGCCCACTCCTTGCTAACGGCATAAGAATGGCAATGGCCGTTTCCGAATTAAACGCTTCAATGGGAAAAATAGTTGCAGCCCCCACTGCCGGCTCTTGCGGTATTCTCCCCGGTGCAATCGGAGCCGTTTTAAAAACAAAGGATGTAAAAAAAGAAGATGCCGTTATGTCCTTGTTTACAGCCGGAGCTATCGGCATGGTTATAGCTAACACGGCTTCTATTTCGGGAGCTGAGGGCGGATGTCAAGCCGAATGCGGCTCGGCCTCAGCCATGGCAGCAGGAGCCATAGTAGAAATGTGCGGAGGAACCCCGGAAATGGTAGGCCATGCAACGGCTATTGCCCTTAAATGTATCTTAGGTCTTGTTTGCGACCCTGTAGCAGGCTTGGTTGAAGTTCCTTGTATAAAACGGAATGCTTCCGGTGTAAGCCTTGCCTTCACAGCAGCAGAGCTTGCCCTGGCAGGAATCAAAAGTGCTATCCCCGTAGACGAGGTTATAATAGCCATGAAAAAAGTCGGAGATTCTATGCCTTCAGCCTTGAGAGAAACTGCCGAAGGAGGCCTCGCCTGTACAGCCACAGGCAAAAGACTTCAAAAAGAAATATTCGGAAAAACTTTATAA
- a CDS encoding DUF4418 family protein, which produces MKRYIFSALIIIIGLLVLFAPFGFAHVCPPKADGSFMKCHWMGEAVRLLGGLIALSGIASFICKKSSFGISVYNIGTGVSLILLETIVIGTCKHPNMSCNVYTKPIVILLAIALITVSLVYVVLSRKEKFE; this is translated from the coding sequence ATGAAAAGATATATATTCAGTGCTCTTATTATTATAATCGGTTTATTGGTTTTATTTGCTCCATTCGGTTTTGCCCATGTATGTCCTCCTAAGGCTGACGGCAGTTTTATGAAATGTCATTGGATGGGAGAAGCTGTGAGGTTGTTAGGGGGGCTGATAGCCTTATCGGGCATTGCTTCTTTTATTTGTAAAAAATCGAGCTTCGGAATATCCGTCTATAATATCGGAACCGGAGTAAGTCTTATTTTGCTTGAAACTATTGTTATAGGCACCTGTAAGCACCCAAATATGAGCTGTAATGTTTATACAAAGCCTATAGTTATTCTATTAGCGATTGCTTTGATTACGGTAAGCCTTGTTTATGTTGTTCTTTCACGCAAAGAAAAATTTGAATAG
- a CDS encoding FTR1 family iron permease, translated as MFNNSFKRFLSVLLIFFVFLFSVSAKEKEDLSSWTKIVEKMEIHLNNAYELYTQGKTREAYDEVNAAYFRYYESKGMEKITMSYLSGARKTAVENAFYEYRKNVKSDKDSEMIRAHKDALIAMLYHDAAELDGTSNDKGGSGKSAAVATFISCFVLILREGLEAILVIAAIIAYLVKTGKKKYISSVYIGALAGILVSIVLAFLFGLLAGAQSGIAQEVFEGIGMFVAVIVLFYVSNWMISKSETEAWERYIKKKVESSVSTGNKWVLIFAAFIAVAREGAELILFFQGVPVQGASGQRAMILAIVLSVIILAGVFLAFRFLSVKLPLKPFFTVTSILMYILCFSFTGKGVSELQAAGVVGKTIIPWMQSFELDFLGIYATYESLIPQIIVLITIIVFSSLYVKKN; from the coding sequence ATGTTTAATAATAGTTTTAAAAGATTTTTATCGGTTCTTTTGATTTTCTTTGTTTTTTTGTTTTCTGTTTCAGCTAAAGAAAAAGAAGACTTGAGTTCATGGACTAAAATAGTCGAAAAGATGGAAATTCATCTGAATAATGCATACGAATTGTATACACAGGGGAAGACCCGCGAAGCCTATGACGAAGTAAATGCCGCTTATTTTAGATATTACGAATCCAAGGGAATGGAAAAAATAACGATGAGCTATCTTTCCGGTGCTCGCAAAACGGCTGTCGAAAACGCTTTTTATGAGTACAGAAAAAACGTAAAAAGCGATAAGGATAGCGAAATGATAAGAGCTCATAAGGATGCCCTTATAGCGATGCTCTACCATGATGCAGCCGAGCTTGACGGCACTTCCAATGATAAGGGAGGAAGCGGAAAGTCGGCGGCTGTTGCAACCTTTATTTCATGTTTTGTGCTTATACTGCGTGAAGGCTTGGAAGCTATTTTGGTTATAGCGGCTATTATCGCTTATCTTGTAAAAACCGGAAAAAAGAAGTACATATCTTCCGTTTATATCGGAGCTCTTGCAGGTATTCTTGTAAGTATAGTTTTAGCTTTTTTATTCGGTTTATTGGCAGGTGCGCAAAGCGGTATAGCTCAAGAGGTTTTTGAAGGCATCGGAATGTTCGTTGCCGTAATAGTTTTGTTCTATGTAAGCAACTGGATGATTTCAAAATCGGAAACGGAAGCATGGGAAAGATATATTAAAAAGAAGGTTGAATCTTCGGTATCGACCGGTAATAAGTGGGTCTTGATTTTTGCTGCCTTTATTGCCGTAGCAAGGGAAGGAGCCGAACTTATTTTATTCTTCCAAGGAGTTCCCGTTCAAGGTGCAAGCGGTCAAAGAGCTATGATTTTAGCTATTGTATTATCGGTGATTATTTTAGCCGGTGTTTTCCTTGCATTTAGATTTTTAAGTGTAAAACTGCCCTTAAAGCCGTTTTTTACCGTAACAAGTATTTTGATGTACATACTTTGTTTTTCGTTTACGGGAAAGGGCGTTTCGGAATTGCAGGCTGCAGGTGTGGTCGGAAAGACTATAATCCCGTGGATGCAAAGTTTTGAGTTGGATTTTTTAGGCATATATGCAACCTATGAAAGCTTGATACCTCAAATAATAGTTTTAATTACGATTATTGTGTTTTCAAGTTTATATGTCAAAAAAAATTAA
- a CDS encoding iron transporter, which translates to MKKTLSCIFALLAIAFVITSCEKKEAVQQAAKPAPTEEKTAAPKPHEEGAAGFDEFPIGDEQDAGILTVAGVYFQPVDMEPAGNSLSKNEADCHMEADISANDKGATLGYGAGDFVPYLHVKAYIQKVGSSKVQEVAFMPMNASDGPHYGANVKFEEGLGKYNIKFEIKAPGNDYLLHVDKETGVTGRFWTEPIVVEWKDFEWTGPQW; encoded by the coding sequence ATGAAAAAAACTTTATCTTGTATTTTTGCATTGCTTGCAATTGCTTTTGTAATTACATCATGCGAAAAAAAAGAAGCGGTACAGCAGGCTGCGAAACCTGCTCCTACTGAAGAGAAAACGGCTGCCCCTAAACCCCACGAGGAAGGCGCTGCCGGTTTTGACGAGTTCCCCATCGGCGATGAGCAAGATGCCGGGATATTAACGGTTGCAGGTGTTTATTTTCAGCCTGTAGATATGGAACCTGCCGGTAACAGTTTGTCAAAGAACGAAGCTGATTGCCACATGGAAGCCGATATTTCTGCCAATGACAAAGGTGCAACATTGGGTTACGGTGCCGGCGACTTTGTTCCTTACTTACATGTTAAGGCTTACATCCAAAAAGTAGGTTCTTCAAAGGTACAGGAAGTTGCATTTATGCCGATGAATGCCAGTGACGGACCTCACTATGGTGCTAACGTAAAATTTGAAGAAGGCTTAGGTAAGTACAATATCAAGTTTGAAATTAAGGCACCGGGAAATGATTATCTTCTCCATGTCGACAAAGAAACAGGCGTTACCGGCCGTTTCTGGACGGAACCCATCGTTGTTGAATGGAAAGATTTTGAATGGACAGGACCTCAGTGGTAA
- the rpmE gene encoding 50S ribosomal protein L31, with amino-acid sequence MKKDIHPKYEETTVTCACGNVINTRSTVKDIKVEICSQCHPFFTGKQKLVDTAGRIDRFKKRYNIKD; translated from the coding sequence ATGAAAAAAGATATTCATCCGAAATATGAAGAAACAACCGTTACTTGCGCTTGCGGAAACGTAATAAATACGCGTTCCACAGTAAAAGATATCAAGGTTGAAATCTGCTCTCAGTGTCATCCTTTTTTTACAGGAAAACAAAAACTTGTTGACACTGCAGGACGAATTGATCGCTTTAAGAAGCGATACAATATTAAAGACTAA
- the aroH gene encoding chorismate mutase, which yields MNFIKKLRALRGAVCCEDNENSISLAIVSLYTQILRENSLSEKDIVSIQFTVTSDIKALNPASALRKNGFAENTALFCALEPYVEGSLPKTIRILIYYYSRKKPNHIYIGGAEVLRPDLIRNTDK from the coding sequence ATGAATTTTATAAAAAAATTAAGAGCATTGCGCGGAGCCGTATGCTGTGAAGACAATGAAAACAGCATCTCTTTGGCAATTGTAAGTCTTTATACTCAAATATTAAGAGAAAATTCCCTATCTGAAAAGGACATAGTTTCAATACAATTTACGGTTACCTCCGATATAAAGGCTTTAAATCCCGCATCGGCTTTAAGAAAGAACGGCTTTGCAGAAAATACAGCTCTTTTTTGTGCTTTAGAGCCTTATGTGGAAGGTAGTTTACCAAAAACCATTAGAATTTTAATCTATTATTATTCCAGGAAAAAGCCGAATCATATTTATATCGGAGGAGCCGAGGTTTTGCGGCCTGACTTGATAAGGAATACGGATAAATAA
- a CDS encoding Fe-S-containing protein: MFWRCTILKFYIRVIEAGIGFALVLAVVFASFRTQRPEKKRYIVFLGILTGFIGSIVSAILRSIPNYINRTNFAFWSMIPVSIFFLILIILLLFKTKAKKSLLYENIFGTTVFLYTAATIFYYLPVIITLSTTLVNYGESAVSTLVLYRLIGYLLGIVFIVLASLSIYKTLIKLSDIELNITVIASLCILGITQIVVIIQRLYSLRIIPRNNFIFWFIAMVVNNGNFFIFAVIVFIMFAPILLWKKNIKITEAYNNNAELRKIKAKKRNAKRWARFSLSLLVISVFSLSFLRFYVDREVPLSPPENYTIADGMAVISLEQLEDDKLHRYEYITEQGIGMRFIAIKKSEGAYGVGLDACDICGPSGYFERNNEVICKLCDVVMNKATIGFPGGCNPVPIPYIVHDGNIKIKISDLESEAHRFK, encoded by the coding sequence ATGTTTTGGAGGTGCACCATTTTAAAATTTTATATAAGGGTTATTGAAGCAGGCATAGGCTTTGCCTTAGTTCTTGCAGTTGTTTTTGCTTCATTTAGAACCCAAAGACCCGAAAAAAAACGGTATATTGTTTTTTTAGGTATACTCACAGGATTTATCGGCAGTATTGTTTCTGCAATATTAAGATCTATTCCTAATTACATAAATAGAACCAATTTTGCTTTTTGGTCGATGATTCCCGTCAGTATATTTTTCTTAATTTTAATTATTCTTTTACTGTTTAAAACAAAAGCGAAAAAATCTTTATTGTACGAAAATATTTTCGGTACAACCGTTTTTTTATATACGGCTGCAACGATATTTTATTATCTTCCCGTTATAATAACTCTTTCTACAACCTTGGTTAATTACGGCGAAAGTGCGGTAAGCACCCTCGTTTTATATAGACTTATAGGCTACTTGCTCGGAATAGTTTTTATTGTTCTTGCAAGTCTTTCAATTTATAAAACCTTAATAAAGTTATCTGATATCGAATTAAATATTACCGTAATAGCTTCTCTTTGTATTTTAGGGATAACTCAAATTGTGGTAATAATCCAGCGTTTATATTCTTTAAGAATAATTCCGCGGAATAATTTTATTTTTTGGTTTATTGCAATGGTGGTGAATAACGGAAACTTTTTTATATTTGCCGTCATTGTGTTTATAATGTTTGCTCCGATTCTTTTATGGAAAAAAAATATTAAAATTACCGAAGCATATAATAACAATGCCGAATTAAGAAAAATAAAAGCAAAAAAACGTAATGCAAAAAGGTGGGCTCGATTTTCTTTAAGCCTTTTAGTGATTTCTGTTTTTTCTTTATCCTTTTTGCGTTTTTATGTAGATAGAGAAGTTCCTTTGTCTCCGCCTGAAAATTATACGATTGCAGACGGTATGGCTGTTATTTCCTTAGAGCAATTGGAAGATGATAAACTTCACCGCTATGAATATATAACGGAGCAAGGAATCGGTATGCGTTTTATTGCCATAAAAAAAAGTGAAGGCGCTTACGGTGTAGGCCTTGATGCCTGCGATATATGCGGTCCCAGCGGTTATTTTGAGCGGAATAATGAAGTAATCTGTAAACTTTGCGATGTAGTTATGAATAAGGCTACCATAGGTTTTCCCGGAGGATGCAATCCGGTTCCAATTCCTTATATTGTACATGACGGGAATATTAAAATAAAGATATCAGACCTTGAGTCCGAAGCTCATCGTTTTAAATAG
- the ppdK gene encoding pyruvate, phosphate dikinase, which yields MAKSKYVYFFGGGSAEGNGTMKEVLGGKGAGLAEMTAIGLPVPAGFTITTEVCEEYYKNNRKYPVELKAQVESYLSKLEKITGKKLGDKKDPLLVSVRSGAPVSMPGMMETILNLGLNDQSVQGLAEKTGNLRFALDAYRRFILMYGSTAMNIEREKFDKIFDDVKGKRTKKRLNLAQPAKVSDTDVNEPELQEVIDRSKKLYEKEIKSPFPQDPIKQLWGAIGAVFGSWMSDKAVTYRRVENIVGIRGTAVNVMQMVFGNKGDNSGTGVCFTRDPNSGKNEFYGEYLFNAQGEDVVAGIRTPIKLDVFAKKDPSAYKKLCDARKILEKHYKDMQDMEFTVEEGELYMLQCRTGKRLPAAAFQMAVDMVEEKLITKEEAISRIKASDIEGVFYKALDYSKAADLKSAHLVDGIPAVPGAACGIICLSAEAAEAASKDGKRAVLVRHETSPEDVGGMHAAEGILTATGGKTSHAAVVARGWGKCCIVGCENLRIDYEKKEVSAKGIVLKEGDYITLDGSKGAVYKGELPLITPKPPAAYKKIMEWVDQIRKIKVRTNADTPEDAKIAVGHGAQGIGLCRTEHMFFSDENRIEAIREMIIAENKEAREKALKKLLPYQTKDFEGIFKAMNGYPVTIRLIDPPLHEFVPHDKEGQQKLAEKLNIGFASVKNRVDQLTEANPMLGHRGCRLSITYPEILEMQVTAIINAACTVQKKGIDVLPEIMIPLTIDAKEFKILEKQIRKVADDIIEKKAKDKKLKYMVGTMIETPRAALLADKIAEHAEFFSFGTNDLTQMTIGISRDDAGKFLPEYVDENKAGVFKADPFQSLDQEGVGMLVASAIQKGREVKKNLEIGVCGEHGGDLNSVKFFCKAGMDYVSASPLRVPIARLAAAQAEVEASKAKTGVKKPSKAASKTAKKLAKKPAK from the coding sequence ATGGCAAAGTCAAAATATGTATATTTTTTTGGCGGAGGTAGCGCTGAAGGTAATGGTACGATGAAGGAAGTATTGGGAGGCAAGGGTGCCGGTCTGGCCGAAATGACGGCTATAGGGCTTCCTGTTCCTGCCGGATTTACTATTACAACCGAGGTTTGCGAAGAGTATTATAAAAATAACAGAAAGTATCCTGTCGAACTAAAAGCTCAAGTCGAATCTTATCTTTCAAAGTTGGAAAAAATTACCGGAAAAAAGCTGGGGGACAAAAAAGATCCTCTTTTGGTTTCCGTTCGATCGGGAGCTCCCGTTTCGATGCCCGGAATGATGGAGACAATTTTGAACCTAGGCTTAAATGACCAATCCGTTCAAGGTTTGGCTGAAAAGACCGGAAATTTAAGGTTTGCCCTGGATGCTTACCGTAGGTTTATTTTGATGTACGGTTCTACGGCAATGAATATTGAACGGGAAAAATTCGATAAAATTTTTGATGATGTAAAAGGAAAAAGAACAAAAAAGCGTCTTAATCTTGCTCAGCCTGCAAAGGTTTCGGATACCGATGTAAACGAACCGGAATTGCAGGAAGTTATAGATAGATCTAAAAAACTTTATGAAAAAGAAATAAAATCTCCCTTCCCGCAAGATCCTATAAAACAGCTTTGGGGTGCTATAGGAGCAGTCTTCGGTTCTTGGATGTCCGATAAGGCCGTTACTTACCGAAGGGTTGAAAACATTGTAGGAATCCGCGGTACGGCTGTAAATGTTATGCAGATGGTATTCGGAAACAAGGGAGATAATTCGGGTACAGGAGTCTGCTTTACACGCGACCCGAATTCGGGTAAAAACGAGTTTTACGGTGAATATCTTTTTAATGCACAAGGCGAAGATGTTGTTGCTGGAATTAGAACTCCCATTAAGCTCGATGTATTTGCAAAAAAAGATCCCTCCGCTTATAAAAAACTTTGCGATGCACGCAAAATACTTGAAAAGCATTATAAGGATATGCAGGATATGGAATTTACCGTTGAAGAAGGTGAATTGTACATGCTCCAATGCCGAACCGGTAAGAGACTTCCTGCAGCCGCCTTCCAGATGGCTGTAGATATGGTGGAAGAAAAACTTATAACCAAGGAAGAAGCCATTAGCCGTATTAAGGCTTCGGATATTGAAGGCGTATTCTACAAGGCTTTGGATTATTCGAAGGCTGCCGATTTAAAATCCGCCCATCTTGTTGACGGTATTCCTGCCGTTCCGGGAGCTGCATGCGGTATAATCTGTCTTTCGGCAGAAGCTGCGGAAGCTGCTTCAAAGGACGGTAAAAGAGCAGTTTTAGTCCGCCATGAAACAAGCCCCGAAGATGTAGGCGGTATGCACGCTGCCGAGGGTATTTTAACAGCAACCGGAGGAAAAACCAGCCATGCAGCCGTAGTTGCCAGAGGCTGGGGAAAATGCTGTATAGTAGGCTGTGAAAATTTAAGAATCGATTACGAGAAAAAAGAAGTTTCTGCCAAGGGTATTGTCTTAAAAGAAGGTGATTATATAACCTTGGACGGTTCAAAGGGAGCTGTTTATAAGGGCGAGTTACCCTTAATTACTCCTAAGCCTCCTGCAGCCTATAAAAAAATCATGGAATGGGTTGATCAGATACGAAAAATAAAGGTAAGAACAAATGCCGATACGCCCGAAGACGCTAAGATTGCCGTAGGCCATGGAGCCCAAGGTATCGGGCTTTGCCGAACCGAGCATATGTTCTTTAGTGATGAAAACCGTATAGAGGCTATCCGAGAGATGATTATTGCAGAAAACAAGGAAGCTAGAGAAAAGGCTTTAAAAAAACTGCTTCCATATCAGACAAAGGATTTTGAGGGTATCTTTAAGGCTATGAACGGTTATCCTGTAACAATCCGCTTGATAGACCCGCCCTTACACGAATTTGTTCCTCATGATAAGGAAGGACAGCAAAAATTAGCAGAAAAGCTCAATATCGGCTTTGCAAGCGTTAAAAACCGTGTAGACCAGCTGACCGAAGCAAACCCGATGTTGGGACACAGGGGCTGCCGCTTGAGCATCACCTATCCTGAAATTCTTGAAATGCAGGTTACAGCCATTATAAATGCTGCTTGTACAGTCCAAAAGAAAGGAATTGATGTTTTACCCGAAATAATGATTCCTCTTACAATCGATGCAAAAGAATTTAAGATCTTGGAAAAACAAATACGCAAAGTAGCAGATGACATCATAGAGAAAAAGGCTAAGGATAAAAAGCTTAAGTATATGGTCGGTACTATGATTGAAACTCCGAGGGCAGCCCTTCTTGCTGACAAAATAGCAGAACATGCAGAATTTTTCTCCTTCGGTACAAACGACCTTACTCAGATGACCATTGGTATAAGCCGGGATGATGCAGGTAAATTCCTTCCCGAATATGTAGATGAAAACAAAGCCGGTGTATTTAAGGCTGACCCCTTCCAGTCCTTAGATCAAGAAGGTGTCGGTATGCTGGTAGCTTCCGCTATTCAAAAGGGCAGGGAAGTCAAAAAGAACTTGGAAATAGGTGTTTGCGGTGAACACGGAGGAGATTTAAATTCGGTTAAGTTTTTCTGTAAGGCCGGAATGGACTATGTTTCAGCTTCACCCTTACGAGTTCCTATAGCAAGGCTTGCTGCAGCTCAGGCCGAAGTTGAAGCTTCAAAAGCTAAGACCGGTGTAAAAAAGCCCTCCAAGGCTGCCTCTAAAACTGCTAAAAAGCTGGCTAAGAAGCCTGCCAAATAA